A single window of Anopheles moucheti chromosome 2, idAnoMoucSN_F20_07, whole genome shotgun sequence DNA harbors:
- the LOC128310710 gene encoding diphthine methyl ester synthase isoform X1: protein MFYIIGLGLGDPEDITVKGLNIIKQCERVYLESYTSILCCGQEKLEEFYGRKLILADREMVEQRADEILEAADIQSIAFLVVGDPFGATTHTDLILRAKEKGIKTSIVHNASIMNAIGCCGLQLYHFGETVSIPYWDDSWKPDSFYDKIVANLQHGLHTLCLLDIKVKEPTLESLMKKKREYMPPRFMSVSEAAEQLLAIVANKSPSEADNKRLQKEHGLNENSLVVGLARVGHETQQIAACSLREMKDFDLGPPLHSLIIPNRNLHPLEQEFLQQFSELNQQLL from the exons ATGTTTTACATTATTGGTCTGGGTCTTGGTGATCCGGAGGACATCACTGTGAAAGGGTTGAACATCATCAAACAGTGTGAACGCGTTTATCTAGAATCGTACACATCGATTTTATGCTGTGGACAGGAGAAATTG GAAGAATTCTATGGCAGAAAACTTATTCTTGCCGATCGAGAAATGGTCGAACAACGGGcggatgaaattttggaaGCTGCCGACATTCAATCGATAGCTTTCTTGGTCGTTGGAGATCCGTTTGGGGCCACCACTCACACTGATCTGATCCTTCGAGCTAAGGAGAAAGGCATAAAAACTTCCATTGTTCACAATGCGTCGATTATGAATGCGATTGGATGCTGCGGGTTACAACTGTATCATTTCGGCGAAACGGTTTCCATTCCCTACTGGGATGATAGCTGGAAACCGGATAGCTTTTACGATAAAATCGTAGCAAATCTGCAACACGGACTGCACACATTATGTCTTTTGGATATAAAAGTTAAAGAACCAACGTTGGAGTcgttgatgaagaaaaaacgcGAATACATGCCTCCCCGCTTTATGTCGGTAAGTGAAGCGGCCGAACAGTTGCTAGCGATTGTCGCCAACAAGTCGCCCAGTGAGGCAGATAATAAACGTCTCCAGAAAGAGCATGGGCTTAATGAAAATTCGCTGGTAGTTGGGCTCGCCCGTGTGGGTCATGAAACGCAGCAAATTGCAGCCTGTTCTCTGAGAGAAATGAAGGATTTCGATCTTGGACCACCGTTACACTCGCTCATCATTCCCAATAGGAATCTGCATCCATTGGAACAGGAGTTCTTACAACAGTTTAGCGAGCTAAACCAACAATTATTGTAA
- the LOC128310710 gene encoding diphthine methyl ester synthase isoform X2, giving the protein MFSYIQYSTMKYFAALKHEEFYGRKLILADREMVEQRADEILEAADIQSIAFLVVGDPFGATTHTDLILRAKEKGIKTSIVHNASIMNAIGCCGLQLYHFGETVSIPYWDDSWKPDSFYDKIVANLQHGLHTLCLLDIKVKEPTLESLMKKKREYMPPRFMSVSEAAEQLLAIVANKSPSEADNKRLQKEHGLNENSLVVGLARVGHETQQIAACSLREMKDFDLGPPLHSLIIPNRNLHPLEQEFLQQFSELNQQLL; this is encoded by the coding sequence GAAGAATTCTATGGCAGAAAACTTATTCTTGCCGATCGAGAAATGGTCGAACAACGGGcggatgaaattttggaaGCTGCCGACATTCAATCGATAGCTTTCTTGGTCGTTGGAGATCCGTTTGGGGCCACCACTCACACTGATCTGATCCTTCGAGCTAAGGAGAAAGGCATAAAAACTTCCATTGTTCACAATGCGTCGATTATGAATGCGATTGGATGCTGCGGGTTACAACTGTATCATTTCGGCGAAACGGTTTCCATTCCCTACTGGGATGATAGCTGGAAACCGGATAGCTTTTACGATAAAATCGTAGCAAATCTGCAACACGGACTGCACACATTATGTCTTTTGGATATAAAAGTTAAAGAACCAACGTTGGAGTcgttgatgaagaaaaaacgcGAATACATGCCTCCCCGCTTTATGTCGGTAAGTGAAGCGGCCGAACAGTTGCTAGCGATTGTCGCCAACAAGTCGCCCAGTGAGGCAGATAATAAACGTCTCCAGAAAGAGCATGGGCTTAATGAAAATTCGCTGGTAGTTGGGCTCGCCCGTGTGGGTCATGAAACGCAGCAAATTGCAGCCTGTTCTCTGAGAGAAATGAAGGATTTCGATCTTGGACCACCGTTACACTCGCTCATCATTCCCAATAGGAATCTGCATCCATTGGAACAGGAGTTCTTACAACAGTTTAGCGAGCTAAACCAACAATTATTGTAA
- the LOC128310708 gene encoding uncharacterized protein LOC128310708 produces MPISAPKIPDGLPELMRGLAKSVIKENPENLYVHAAEYFENLIRERDGHLDQGYQTFNAYQVYADYKEKTREKLGLTKDPSLSDGIGGDGDESGSGGSESKIRGRKRRRARKPSSRERENPATMVGNPSVSDEGEPPKLKSLSEDSAPVPVVEQEIVKVHYNPPEAVPSPVRVVSAQSVEAEQAVSSILDDGLILNSDGNDGKDTGDELADNGDDVGTAPSTAEITERTVAVDAESGAAVALQDMETCFMHANVDDLLEKHSEDQPEPETTRDVGTVGNETTVLSALEGEDIPEGPQIIGETDNDVAEVEQAPVIENPEKNSNENEVQKASEEQLQIEVEENTSSSPIAEQSVVEAGVDGMENKEPEDLDNIQPLKDAEEAVSSSNEPADEASVDQSKSETDNLSEDKDVPADAVSNTEVDEGKGEDPIVSSEITNAAEPGSSSPNKSVEQEHVPSEPASNEAETLLEKQNELAVVETPEDAPTISSRMGFEQDESAEGNYENENALLAPVDNENVEQNVELEVQEAIKVDEINVTDQPNEIGLNDEVVKDEGNEASKQIDVTVPNSPDNGDSLNDNDTVAKDATDKPSEVAPSESTSVADEETFAETEEQTNAALEDVSVAEDTKDEKDKKADEALTQSEPQNINETSETNTTPEPVSNDVTVEPSRENIDFVEPAGTSEETVPTDVKSSELSTDPIVDPRVDDRDEEPQKENLESNVGASDDLKSDHEDKVEKSDSQSNDTEVNENNNETGQNDLLTKDQSLEDVAHVEAALSSSANDAVIASAEQSISINPVEPSEDSLNANAEQGDEDNTQLNVVPVTEQDDIVVQKHEIPPKGSDEVKVEDDTKVGENPESNEPTVQGLSTETNPTLENVVIDEMQKLLQDDKNDPACAEDAPEGDNNSGNFNKDVADTVDDSNELKVDEKNDILPSAPIEEKSGEGAVIPPVTNLEESLDKSVPQNDQSSDLDQTVVNESPSDGAIEPKDDTLAAPVDPSALADEELKQTESLEEVVEEPCVKREISPSKSVRLEKDDSSEKQVEELEEIKKVDLSQLSKDSAEALFYTLKKSELENQEPEGDTVGTEEESPKGMAGTQQQTTEDDDQDVVVKEEPQPIPEAEHTKRTFTDDFLDENPITGAPITASMPSDGGEQHDPLSIGQDRASLDAEEQKDEFNPMVMVSMRSKQYQEQLHSGAVVEKVDPEVPNEGTSKRPMMRRCMTEMSGLQRYEAAMEDELVETRPEDPSYVEEEDQFDGYYIGHIKNKILASSVSVADSDCPDGTRSSVESVDENNVRTALETIASTDTESTIASQATIQQAGRRSYLRKHSQNTSSNIPYASFGNAAIDQSLDEFIEREEQHKQDEAMAEAATKIQRSYRTHKKKLLRDYHSTMRTFTEDQSAESGEEYAANVIQIKLDQRRTEASDPAAGDGGEESDTTTGGKVGLGATGKRPMYSLNIDEYDTVARRMTLTRGVAMQRNSTPDDDSGKSANASTDRKPSLNSPIVKDSTPASGSGESPSSDEKPAGPDTTDRSSSDEPEQKDARSSSRSKPKSSPTAVVAGREQVPRMVTSRTTFAPLDVQNLLLIARQRTMPVQIDSSVIRVLPKHMRKRISSAGMLNTNGKRK; encoded by the exons ATGCCAATATCAGCGCCCAAAATTCCGGACGGTCTACCCGAGCTGATGCGCGGATTGGCAAAGAGTGTGATAAAGGAAAATCCGGAAAATCTGTACGTGCATGCGGCAGAATACTTTGAAAATTTGATCCGTGAGCGTGATGGCCACCTGGACCAAGGCTACCAAACGTTCAACGCGTATCAGGTGTACGCGGACTACAAGGAAAAGACCCGCGAAAAGCTGGGCTTGACGAAAGACCCTTCGCTTAGTGATGGTATCGGTGGCGATGGCGATGAAAGTGGCAGTGGAGGTAGTGAGTCCAAGATACGGGGTCGAAAGCGACGTCGCGCGCGTAAACCGTCgtcgagagagagggaaaatcCAGCTACGATGGTGGGTAACCCGTCCGTTAGTGATGAGGGAGAGCCACCAAAATTGAAATCCCTGTCCGAGGATAGCGCGCCCGTGCCGGTTGTAGAGCAGGAGATTGTGAAGGTGCATTACAATCCACCAGAGGCGGTTCCATCTCCGGTGCGGGTAGTAAGTGCACAATCGGTCGAAGCGGAACAGGCCGTGTCCAGCATTTTGGACGATGGGTTGATACTAAATTCGGATGGTAATGATGGAAAAGACACGGGTGACGAGTTGGCCGATAATGGGGACGATGTCGGAACGGCTCCTAGTACTGCGGAAATTACTGAACGTACGGTGGCCGTCGACGCAGAGTCGGGTGCGGCGGTGGCCTTGCAGGATATGGAAACATGTTTCATGCATGCAAATGTTGATGATTTATTGGAAAAACACTCGGAAGATCAACCCGAACCCGAAACCACACGTGACGTGGGCACAGTTGGGAATGAAACGACGGTTCTCAGTGCACTTGAAGGAGAAGATATTCCAGAGGGACCACAGATCATAGGGGAGACTGATAATGATGTGGCTGAGGTAGAGCAAGCGCCAGTAATAGAGAACCCGGAGAAAAACAGCAACGAAAATGAAGTGCAGAAAGCGTCTGAGGAGCAGTTGCAAATTGAAGTTGAAGAAAATACTTCTTCGTCGCCGATAGCAGAGCAAAGTGTCGTCGAAGCTGGTGTTGATGGGATGGAAAACAAAGAACCGGAGGATCTGGATAATATTCAGCCTTTAAAGGATGCAGAAGAAGCCGTTAGTTCCAGTAATGAACCTGCAGATGAAGCTAGTGTAGATCAATCAAAATCTGAAACAGATAATCTAAGCGAGGACAAAGATGTGCCTGCAGATGCTGTTTCCAATACTGAAGTGGACGAAGGAAAGGGTGAAGATCCGATTGTTTCCTCTGAAATTACAAATGCTGCCGAACCGGGGTCTTCCTCTCCCAACAAAAGTGTAGAACAAGAGCATGTACCCAGTGAACCAGCTAGTAATGAAGCGGAAACTTTATtggaaaagcaaaatgaaCTGGCCGTCGTTGAAACACCTGAAGATGCTCCTACTATTTCGAGCAGAATGGGATTTGAACAGGATGAATCAGCTGAAGGAAATTACGAAAATGAAAACGCATTGCTTGCTCCAGTTGATAATGAAAATGTGGAACAAAATGTTGAGCTGGAGGTACAGGAGGCAATAAAGGTCGACGAAATCAATGTAACCGACCAACCGAATGAGATTGGCTTAAACGATGAAGTTGTAAAAGATGAAGGCAATGAAGCTTCCAAGCAGATTGATGTTACCGTTCCCAACTCACCCGATAACGGAGATTCATTGAATGATAATGATACAGTAGCTAAGGATGCTACAGATAAACCATCGGAAGTTGCACCATCCGAATCCACATCCGTTGCAGATGAAGAAACATTTGCGGAAACGGAAGAACAGACAAACGCTGCACTAGAAGATGTTTCCGTTGCAGAAGACACAAAAGAtgagaaagataaaaaagcagACGAAGCATTGACTCAAAGTGAACcacaaaatattaatgaaacaaGTGAAACCAATACTACACCTGAACCAGTTAGTAACGATGTAACAGTGGAACCAAGTAgagaaaatattgattttgttgAACCGGCAGGCACATCGGAAGAAACCGTTCCTACGGATGTAAAAAGTAGTGAACTTTCTACTGATCCGATAGTTGATCCTCGAGTTGACGATCGAGACGAAGAgccacaaaaagaaaacctagAATCAAACGTTGGTGCAAGTGATGATTTAAAATCGGACCATGAGGACAAAGTCGAAAAATCTGATTCGCAAAGCAACGACACTGaggtaaatgaaaataataatgaaacagGTCAAAATGATTTGCTAACAAAGGATCAATCTCTTGAAGATGTAGCTCACGTTGAGGCGGCATTAAGCAGCTCAGCAAATGATGCCGTAATTGCGAGCGCTGAACAAAGTATTTCCATTAATCCAGTGGAGCCCTCTGAAGATAGTTTGAATGCAAACGCTGAGCAGGGGGATGAAGATAATACCCAGCTTAACGTGGTTCCTGTCACAGAACAAGACGACATAGTAGTTCAAAAGCATGAAATACCACCCAAGGGATCCGATGAAGTGAAAGTGGAAGATGATACTAAAGTGGGTGAGAATCCGGAATCAAATGAACCAACGGTCCAAGGTTTAAGTACGGAGACAAATCCTACCCTAGAAAATGTAGTGATTGACGAAATGCAGAAACTACTGCAAGATGATAAAAATGATCCGGCATGTGCTGAGGACGCACCCGAAGGTGACAACAATTCTGGTAACTTCAACAAAGACGTAGCAGATACAGTGGATGATTCAAATGAACTTAAAGTGGACGAAAAGAACGACATTCTACCTAGTGCCCCAATAGAAGAAAAATCCGGCGAGGGTGCAGTTATTCCACCCGTTACTAATCTCGAAGAAAGTTTAGATAAGTCTGTACCGCAAAACGACCAATCATCGGACTTGGATCAAACGGTAGTGAATGAATCGCCAAGTGATGGTGCGATTGAACCGAAAGACGACACATTAGCTGCTCCGGTTGATCCTTCGGCATTGGCAGATGAGGAACTGAAACAGACGGAAAGTCTGGAGGAAGTAGTCGAAGAACCATGTGTAAAGCGTGAAATATCACCCTCGAAGTCGGTTCGTCTCGAAAAGGATGATAGCAGTGAGAAGCAAGTCGAAGAGCTGGAAGAGATAAAGAAAGTCGATTTGAGTCAGCTGAGCAAGGATTCGGCTGAAGCTTTGTTTTATACACTGAAGAAAAGTGAACTTGAAAATCAGGAACCTGAAGGCGATACTGTGGGCACCGAAGAGGAGAGTCCTAAGGGTATGGCAGGTACCCAGCAACAAACGACCGAAGACGATGATCAGGACGTAGTGGTAAAGGAAGAGCCACAACCCATTCCGGAAGCggaacacacaaaacgaacgTTTACTGATGATTTTTTAGATGAAAACCCCATCACTGGAGCTCCGATCACAGCCTCAATGCCAAGTGATGGGGGCGAACAGCACGATCCTCTTTCGATCGGTCAGGACCGTGCCTCACTGGATGCGGAAGAACAGAAGGATGAGTTCAATCCTATGGTCATGGTGTCGATGCGCTCAAAACAGTACCAGGAACAGCTACACAGCGGCGCGGTAGTGGAGAAGGTCGATCCAGAGGTTCCGAACGAGGGTACATCGAAGCGCCCGATGATGCGTAGATGTATGACCGAGATGTCGGGACTCCAGCGATATGAGGCTGCGATGGAAGACGAGCTCGTCGAAACCCGTCCGGAGGATCCTAGCTACGTTGAGGAGGAAGACCAATTCGATGGGTATTATATAGggcatataaaaaataaaattcttgCCTCATCCGTATCGGTGGCCGATTCAGATTGTCCCGATGGCACACGCTCCTCCGTGGAGTCTGTCGACGAGAATAACGTGCGAACGGCACTGGAAACGATTGCTTCTACAGACACGGAGTCAACAATTGCGTCGCAGGCGACCATTCAGCAGGCAGGACGACGAAGCTACCTGAGAAAGCACTCCCAGAACACGTCCTCCAACATACCGTACGCGTCATTCGGCAATGCCGCCATCGATCAATCGTTGGACGAGTTTATAGAGCGTGAGGAGCAGCACAAACAGGACGAAGCGATGGCAGAAGCGGCCACCAAGATCCAACGATCTTACCGGACGCATAAGAAGAAATTGCTGCGTGATTATCACAGCACGATGCGCACCTTCACCGAGGACCAGTCCGCGGAAAGTGGCGAAGAGTATGCCGCTAACGTGATCCAGATCAAGTTGGATCAGCGGCGAACCGAGGCTTCGGATCCGGCAGCGGGTGACGGTGGCGAGGAAAGCGATACAACGACGGGCGGGAAGGTTGGTCTGGGGGCGACCGGGAAACGGCCGATGTACAGCTTGAACATTGACGAGTATGACACGGTGGCACGGCGGATGACACTCACCCGTGGTGTGGCAATGCAGCGTAACTCAACGCCGGATGATGACTCCGGCAAGTCGGCAAACGCATCGACCGATCGAAAGCCTTCGTTGAACAGTCCGATTGTTAAGGATTCGACGCCGGCTAGTGGATCCGGCGAAAGTCCTTCGTCGGATGAGAAGCCAGCGGGACCCGATACAACCGACAGAAGCTCGAGCGACGAACCGGAACAGAAGGACGCTCGTAGCTCATCACGATCAA AACCGAAAAGTAGCCCAACGGCGGTGGTAGCCGGGCGTGAACAAGTGCCCCGGATGGTCACCAGTCGGACAACATTCGCGCCGCTGGACGTGCAAAATCTGCTGCTGATTGCGCGGCAGCGCACGATGCCGGTACAGATCGATTCGTCCGTCATCCGGGTACTACCGAAGCATATGCGCAAACGGATCAGCAGCGCGGGCATGCTGAACACCAACGGCAAGCGAAAATAG